Proteins from one Carassius auratus strain Wakin unplaced genomic scaffold, ASM336829v1 scaf_tig00015083, whole genome shotgun sequence genomic window:
- the LOC113074546 gene encoding C3a anaphylatoxin chemotactic receptor-like, protein MGDYYDILKYPMRGISLVFFYLTLILGVPGNAFVLYVAGLKMKRTVNTVGFINLAVADLLCCLLTLYYVIKSDFDDYWPYGSTTCKLFHFVLLITMFASVFTLNLISVDRFTQVITPVWAQNHRSLFIALLSCAAAWILALILSLPFVMSRGIHTAKNKTYCVHYQFDQDHFEMYRRLSVTRFVFGFLIPLICITTCYGFIARKLGRRHFHSGQAFRIMLAVIVGFFLCWLPYHIVDLIIIYGGEPISSVGYAVDPLAVSLAYFNSCLNPILYVFMGHNFKSNVKLSLRRVFESVFSEERTKMTQTTQSQQTNSL, encoded by the coding sequence ATGGGGGATTATtatgatattttgaaatatcCGATGAGAGGGATTTCTCTGGTCTTCTTCTACCTGACCTTGATCCTCGGTGTTCCTGGAAATGCCTTTGTCCTGTATGTTGCTGGATTGAAGATGAAGAGGACTGTTAATACAGTAGGGTTTATAAATCTAGCGGTTGCCGACCTCTTGTGCTGCCTTCTCACTCTTTACTATGTGATCAAGAGTGATTTTGATGATTACTGGCCATACGGATCCACAACGTGCAAGCTTTTCCACTTCGTATTGCTCATCACCATGTTTGCCAGTGTTTTCACCTTGAACTTGATTAGTGTGGATCGGTTTACTCAGGTGATCACACCGGTTTGGGCTCAGAATCATCGCAGCTTGTTCATTGCACTATTGTCCTGTGCAGCGGCCTGGATTCTGGCTTTAATTCTCAGTCTGCCTTTTGTGATGTCTAGAGGGATtcacacagcaaaaaataaaacatactgcgTGCATTATCAATTTGATCAAGACCATTTTGAAATGTATAGAAGGTTAAGTGTCACCAGATTTGTGTTTGGCTTTTTGATTCCTCTCATATGCATAACAACATGCTATGGATTCATTGCACGCAAGCTAGGCAGGAGACATTTTCACTCTGGACAAGCATTTCGCATCATGTTGGCTGTAATTGTGGGTTTTTTTCTGTGCTGGCTGCCGTATCACATAGTGGATTTGATAATAATATACGGAGGGGAACCAATTTCCTCAGTAGGTTACGCAGTGGATCCACTGGCCGTCTCTTTGGCCTATTTCAACAGTTGCCTGAACCCCAttctgtatgttttcatggggcataattttaagagcaatgttAAACTTTCTCTAAGACGTGTTTTTGAAAGCGTTTTCTCTGAGGAGagaacaaaaatgacacaaaccaCCCAGTCACAGCAAACCAACTCACTGTAG
- the LOC113074549 gene encoding DENN domain-containing protein 2D-like isoform X2 — protein MSTITLSNVKKRGTKANSRKHLSVFLPGEDQQDMGAMKRFSTLFSSFRGKISKERTGMELDLPASTELSPIEEKEKEQRYASGFFFEYLVVVRPKKTKDGIYEPQIIYQFPKKDGMVRIQKEEEEKTLKALTLFCFPEGVNWAPLTEYSSETFSFVLTDVDGTRKNGYCRRLLPDGKGARLPEAYCIISNLACFGLFSKIFDEVEQRRKYSMAMIYPFMQSLRESPFPAPGHTVNIKSFIPERGTEIISLTRPTDSWLEHVDFRTLFKCLTDEEVLQVFAATVLERRIIFIADELGTLSQVIHAVAVLLYPFIWQHTLISIVPEILIDVVMAPTPYLLGVQKSLADQATDQSELLVVDLSEGRKETFIKCMGDEDTILPHKLKEEIKQALSAKNEKSSLEELNRVVPEAFLPFFINTVGHFSKYIVRNGKDQQGEFKRTNFCKAIESKSTRRFVKTFVQTQMFDLFIQEMEQRPASQDGTGLFDRKIVEYQKRMKEKAKKN, from the exons ATGAGCACAATTACTCTTTCTAACGTCAAAAAAAGAGGAACGAAGGCAAACTCGCGTAAACATCTGA GTGTCTTTCTTCCAGGTGAAGATCAACAAGACATGGGAGCCATGAAGAGGTTCAGTACCTTATTTTCATCCTTCCGGGGGAAAATCAGCAAAGAAA gaACTGGTATGGAACTAGATCTACCTGCAAGCACTGAGCTTTCCCCTAtagaagaaaaggaaaaggagCAGCGATATGCTAGTGGGTTTTTCTTCGAATATCTGGTGGTGGTTCGACCTAAGAAGACCAAAGATGGGATATACGAGCCACAGATCATCTATCAGTTCCCCAAG AAGGATGGAATGGTGCGAATTCagaaggaggaggaagagaagacGTTAAAGGCGCTCACACTCTTTTGCTTCCCAGAGGGTGTAAACTGGGCGCCCTTAACAGAATATTCCAG TGAAACATTCTCTTTCGTGCTTACAGATGTTGATGGAACGAGGAAGAATGGATACTGTAGGAGGCTATTG cctGATGGGAAGGGAGCTCGTCTACCTGAAGCCTACTGTATCATCAGTAATTTAGCCTGTTTTGGACTCTTTTCCAAG ATCTTTGATGAGGTGGAACAGCGCAGAAAATACTCTATGGCGATGATTTACCCATTTATGCAGAGCCTGAGGGAGTCTCCGTTTCCTGCTCCTGGACACACTGTTAATATCAAAAGTTTTATTCCAGAAAGAGGCACTGAG ATCATCAGTTTGACTCGTCCAACAGACTCCTGGCTGGAGCACGTAGATTTCCGCACATTGTTCAAATGCCTGACAGATGAGGAGGTGCTCCAGGTGTTTGCTGCTACTGTACTCGAGCGGAGGATCATCTTCATCGCTGACGAGCTTGG GACGTTGTCTCAGGTGATCCACGCGGTGGCTGTTCTCCTGTATCCATTCATCTGGCAGCACACACTAATCTCCATCGTTCCTGAGATCCTTATCGACGTCGTCATGGCCCCCACACCGTACCTGCTGGGTGTTCAGAAAAGTCTCGCGGATCAGGCCACTGACCAGAGCGAG CTGCTTGTTGTTGACTTGTCAGAAGGCAGGAAGGAGACATTTATCAAGTGT ATGGGAGATGAGGACACAATATTACCTCACAAACTCAAAGAAGAAATCAAGCAGGCCCTCAGTGccaaaaatgagaaatcaa GTCTGGAGGAGTTGAACCGGGTGGTCCCAGAAGCTTTCTTACCATTTTTTATCAATACTGTCGGCCACTTCTCTAAGTATATCGTGCGGAATGGCAAAGACCAGCAGGGTGAGTTCAAGCGAACAAATTTCTGTAAAGCAATAGAATCCAAGAGCACACGACGGTTTGTGAAGACATTTGTACAGACGCAGATGTTCGACCTCTTCATTCAGGAAATGGAACAGAGACCCGCCTCTCAGGACGGCACAG GGCTCTTTGACAGAAAGATTGTTGAATACCAGAAAAGGATGAAGGAGAAAGCCAAGAAAAACTAG